The following coding sequences are from one Onychostoma macrolepis isolate SWU-2019 chromosome 24, ASM1243209v1, whole genome shotgun sequence window:
- the anxa13 gene encoding annexin A13 encodes MGNCQPTVFPYDDFDVVADIKAIRKACKGLGTDEKAIIDILANRSAYQRLEIKQAYFDKYDDELVEVLKSELTGNFENAILAMLDPPHVFAVKELRKAMKGAGTDEDVLVEILCTSTNADIATYKETYAHVHDRYLEADIEADTSGDVRRLLTLLLEGNRDESYEVDEVLAEQDAVSLFEAGEGCFGTDESTFSFILATRNYLQLQVTFKAYEAISGTEILDAIDKETSGTLKDCYTALVRCAKNPQLYFARKLNAAMKGAGTDEDTLIRIIVCRSEIDLETIKDMYLEKYDVSLKEAISSECGGDFKRLLLAILH; translated from the exons ATGGGAAACTGTCAA CCAACCGTTTTTCCTTATGACGACTTTGATGTAGTTGCTGACATAAAGGCCATCCGCAAAGCCTGCAAAGGTTTAG GAACTGATGAGAAAGCCATCATAGACATCCTAGCCAATCGAAGTGCATATCAGAGACTGGAGATCAAGCAAGCATACTTTGACAAATATGATGAT GAACTGGTGGAGGTTTTGAAGAGTGAGCTGACTGGTAATTTTGAGAATGCCATTCTTGCCATGCTGGACCCTCCTCACGTGTTTGCAGTTAAAGAGCTCAGGAAGGCCATGAAGGGCGCTGGCACAGACGAGGATGTCCTGGTGGAGATTCTGTGCACTTCTACCAATGCT GACATTGCCACTTACAAAGAAACCTACGCCCATG TGCATGACAGGTATTTGGAGGCAGACATTGAAGCAGACACCAGTGGGGATGTTAGGAGACTGCTAACATTGCTTCTCGAG GGCAACAGAGACGAGAGCTACGAGGTGGACGAAGTACTGGCAGAGCAAGATGCCGTCTCTCTGTTTGAA GCTGGAGAGGGCTGCTTTGGCACAGATGAGTCAACTTTCAGCTTCATTCTGGCCACCAGGAACTACTTACAACTGCAGGTCACATTCAAAGCTTATGAAGCC ATTTCTGGAACAGAGATTTTGGATGCAATTGATAAGGAAACCTCTGGAACTCTGAAGGACTGCTACACTGCACTCG TGAGGTGTGCTAAGAACCCTCAGCTATACTTTGCCCGGAAGCTGAATGCCGCAATGAAAGGTGCCGGAACTGATGAAGACACTCTCATCCGCATCATTGTGTGTCGCTCTGAG ATTGATCTGGAGACCATTAAAGACATGTACCTGGAGAAATATGATGTGTCTCTAAAAGAAGCCATCAGTTCGGAATGCGGCGGAGATTtcaagcgcctcctgctggccaTCCTTCACTAA
- the zgc:174877 gene encoding zinc finger MYM-type protein 2 isoform X1 — MNTMFDLKCESSSGEEEETEGGESSLTAQISRCANVSSADLDELEHNRNESSTVKQTVWAVNCFKAWLREKQLTIDFKTVEKSDLNPVLREFYGSIRTSKGELYGISSYVGLRAGLNRFINEPPLNRVWNLMQDTEFRAANNVFKGVVKQIRRSGRDITAHYPPISPEDQHLLKHSPALDPGNPKGLLNKVWYDIQLHFGLRGKEGNRHLQPDAFALNRDQSGFKYFTMTLHEDTKNMQEKDKKNRRAMYEEPGNPLCPVASLEKYLSKIPADAKALYLQPKRMYVITDEMWYTPLPLGVNYLSQMLPKICKEAGTRTIYTNHSLRLTAIQRLTESREIMAVCVSVPVEINTQWQQQQPESTPYSPSSELDSSSARQESPVSSHSWVKQEPEPEAIQWENKNSEAAIDFEKDKNLNSAVTTAVPSMEGLPSSVMLTITKLQCLLESKQERIEALERQVQDLQEDRRFLRSQIENLTGARLVSVPEASTSVFSQSRSRKRRRKSSSSSYVEDESITDESSSEESSSVRKKRRHKKKGKRGCVPHCD, encoded by the exons ATGAATACAATGTTTGACCTAAAGTGCGAAAGCTCTTCAGGTGAAGAGGAAGAGACGGAGGGAGGAGAGTCCAGTTTAACAGCACAGATATCCAGATGTGCGAATGTATCCTCAGCGGATTTAGACGAATTAGAACACAACCGGAACGAATCTAGTACTGTAAAGCAAACTGTATGGGCTGTGAACTGTTTTAAAGCCTGGTTACGTGAAAAGCAGCTGACGATCGACTTTAAAACCGTCGAGAAGTCGGATCTAAACCCGGTGCTGCGCGAGTTTTATGGCTCTATTCGGACGAGCAAAGGCGAGTTGTACGGCATCAGCAGCTACGTCGGGCTTCGTGCTGGATTGAATCGGTTCATCAATGAACCTCCCCTCAACCGTGTGTGGAATCTGATGCAGGACACCGAGTTCAGGGCCGCCAATAATGTTTTCAAAGGCGTCGTTAAGCAGATCCGACGCTCAGGTAGAGATATAACAGCACATTACCCCCCGATTTCACCTGAGGACCAGCACCTACTGAAGCATTCTCCTGCACTGGACCCTGGCAACCCGAAAGGCTTATTAAATAAGGTCTGGTACGATATCCAGTTACATTTCGGACTCAGGGGTAAGGAGGGCAACCGACACCTGCAGCCAGACGCGTTTGCTCTGAACCGAGACCAAAGCGGATTCAAATACTTCACGATGACATTACACGAGGACACGAAAAACATGCAGGAAAAGGACAAGAAAAACCGCAGGGCTATGTATGAAGAGCCCGGCAATCCGCTGTGCCCAGTCGCATCTCTGGAGAAATATCTGAGCAAGATTCCCGCCGACGCAAAAGCGCTGTATCTGCAGCCCAAAAGGATGTATGTGATCACCGATGAGATGTGGTATACTCCACTTCCATTGGGAGTCAATTATCTGTCCCAAATGCTGCCCAAAATATGCAAAGAGGCCGGCACGAGAACGATATACACTAACCACAGTCTGAGGCTCACTGCGATTCAAAGACTGACTGAGTCGAGGGAGATCATGGCGGTGTGTGTGAG TGTTCCAGTTGAGATTAACACTCAgtggcagcagcagcagccggAATCCACTCCATACTCCCCCAGCAGTGAACTGGACTCCAGCTCTGCCAGACAGGAGAGTCCCGTGAGCAGCCACAGTTGGGTGAAACAGGAACCAGAGCCTGAAGCCATCCAGTGGGAAAATAAGAACTCCGAGGCTGCCATTGATTTTGAGAAGGACAAAAATCTGAACAGTGCTGTCACTA CAGCGGTACCTTCGATGGAGGGTTTACCCAGCAGTGTTATGCTGACCATCACCAAACTTCAGTGCCTACTGGAGAGCAAACAGGAGAGGATTGAAGCTCTGGAGAGACAGGTGCAGGACCTACAGGAGGATCGCAGGTTCCTCCGCTCACAGATCGAGAACCTCACTGGTGCTCGCTTGGTTTCAGTGCCTGAAG CGAGCACATCAGTGTTCTCTCAGTCCAGGTCAAGGAAAAGGCGGCGTAAAAGCTCGTCCAGTTCATATGTTGAAGATGAGAGCATTACTGATGAATCTTCATCTGAAGAGTCCAGCAGCGTCAGAAAAAAAAGACGCCATAAGAAGAAAGGAAAGAGAG GGTGTGTTCCTCATTGTGACTAG
- the zgc:174877 gene encoding zinc finger MYM-type protein 2 isoform X3 yields MNTMFDLKCESSSGEEEETEGGESSLTAQISRCANVSSADLDELEHNRNESSTVKQTVWAVNCFKAWLREKQLTIDFKTVEKSDLNPVLREFYGSIRTSKGELYGISSYVGLRAGLNRFINEPPLNRVWNLMQDTEFRAANNVFKGVVKQIRRSGRDITAHYPPISPEDQHLLKHSPALDPGNPKGLLNKVWYDIQLHFGLRGKEGNRHLQPDAFALNRDQSGFKYFTMTLHEDTKNMQEKDKKNRRAMYEEPGNPLCPVASLEKYLSKIPADAKALYLQPKRMYVITDEMWYTPLPLGVNYLSQMLPKICKEAGTRTIYTNHSLRLTAIQRLTESREIMAVCVSVPVEINTQWQQQQPESTPYSPSSELDSSSARQESPVSSHSWVKQEPEPEAIQWENKNSEAAIDFEKDKNLNSAVTSTQRYLRWRVYPAVLC; encoded by the exons ATGAATACAATGTTTGACCTAAAGTGCGAAAGCTCTTCAGGTGAAGAGGAAGAGACGGAGGGAGGAGAGTCCAGTTTAACAGCACAGATATCCAGATGTGCGAATGTATCCTCAGCGGATTTAGACGAATTAGAACACAACCGGAACGAATCTAGTACTGTAAAGCAAACTGTATGGGCTGTGAACTGTTTTAAAGCCTGGTTACGTGAAAAGCAGCTGACGATCGACTTTAAAACCGTCGAGAAGTCGGATCTAAACCCGGTGCTGCGCGAGTTTTATGGCTCTATTCGGACGAGCAAAGGCGAGTTGTACGGCATCAGCAGCTACGTCGGGCTTCGTGCTGGATTGAATCGGTTCATCAATGAACCTCCCCTCAACCGTGTGTGGAATCTGATGCAGGACACCGAGTTCAGGGCCGCCAATAATGTTTTCAAAGGCGTCGTTAAGCAGATCCGACGCTCAGGTAGAGATATAACAGCACATTACCCCCCGATTTCACCTGAGGACCAGCACCTACTGAAGCATTCTCCTGCACTGGACCCTGGCAACCCGAAAGGCTTATTAAATAAGGTCTGGTACGATATCCAGTTACATTTCGGACTCAGGGGTAAGGAGGGCAACCGACACCTGCAGCCAGACGCGTTTGCTCTGAACCGAGACCAAAGCGGATTCAAATACTTCACGATGACATTACACGAGGACACGAAAAACATGCAGGAAAAGGACAAGAAAAACCGCAGGGCTATGTATGAAGAGCCCGGCAATCCGCTGTGCCCAGTCGCATCTCTGGAGAAATATCTGAGCAAGATTCCCGCCGACGCAAAAGCGCTGTATCTGCAGCCCAAAAGGATGTATGTGATCACCGATGAGATGTGGTATACTCCACTTCCATTGGGAGTCAATTATCTGTCCCAAATGCTGCCCAAAATATGCAAAGAGGCCGGCACGAGAACGATATACACTAACCACAGTCTGAGGCTCACTGCGATTCAAAGACTGACTGAGTCGAGGGAGATCATGGCGGTGTGTGTGAG TGTTCCAGTTGAGATTAACACTCAgtggcagcagcagcagccggAATCCACTCCATACTCCCCCAGCAGTGAACTGGACTCCAGCTCTGCCAGACAGGAGAGTCCCGTGAGCAGCCACAGTTGGGTGAAACAGGAACCAGAGCCTGAAGCCATCCAGTGGGAAAATAAGAACTCCGAGGCTGCCATTGATTTTGAGAAGGACAAAAATCTGAACAGTGCTGTCACTAGTACG CAGCGGTACCTTCGATGGAGGGTTTACCCAGCAGTGTTATGCTGA
- the zgc:174877 gene encoding zinc finger MYM-type protein 2 isoform X2 yields the protein MNTMFDLKCESSSGEEEETEGGESSLTAQISRCANVSSADLDELEHNRNESSTVKQTVWAVNCFKAWLREKQLTIDFKTVEKSDLNPVLREFYGSIRTSKGELYGISSYVGLRAGLNRFINEPPLNRVWNLMQDTEFRAANNVFKGVVKQIRRSGRDITAHYPPISPEDQHLLKHSPALDPGNPKGLLNKVWYDIQLHFGLRGKEGNRHLQPDAFALNRDQSGFKYFTMTLHEDTKNMQEKDKKNRRAMYEEPGNPLCPVASLEKYLSKIPADAKALYLQPKRMYVITDEMWYTPLPLGVNYLSQMLPKICKEAGTRTIYTNHSLRLTAIQRLTESREIMAVCVSVPVEINTQWQQQQPESTPYSPSSELDSSSARQESPVSSHSWVKQEPEPEAIQWENKNSEAAIDFEKDKNLNSAVTTVPSMEGLPSSVMLTITKLQCLLESKQERIEALERQVQDLQEDRRFLRSQIENLTGARLVSVPEASTSVFSQSRSRKRRRKSSSSSYVEDESITDESSSEESSSVRKKRRHKKKGKRGCVPHCD from the exons ATGAATACAATGTTTGACCTAAAGTGCGAAAGCTCTTCAGGTGAAGAGGAAGAGACGGAGGGAGGAGAGTCCAGTTTAACAGCACAGATATCCAGATGTGCGAATGTATCCTCAGCGGATTTAGACGAATTAGAACACAACCGGAACGAATCTAGTACTGTAAAGCAAACTGTATGGGCTGTGAACTGTTTTAAAGCCTGGTTACGTGAAAAGCAGCTGACGATCGACTTTAAAACCGTCGAGAAGTCGGATCTAAACCCGGTGCTGCGCGAGTTTTATGGCTCTATTCGGACGAGCAAAGGCGAGTTGTACGGCATCAGCAGCTACGTCGGGCTTCGTGCTGGATTGAATCGGTTCATCAATGAACCTCCCCTCAACCGTGTGTGGAATCTGATGCAGGACACCGAGTTCAGGGCCGCCAATAATGTTTTCAAAGGCGTCGTTAAGCAGATCCGACGCTCAGGTAGAGATATAACAGCACATTACCCCCCGATTTCACCTGAGGACCAGCACCTACTGAAGCATTCTCCTGCACTGGACCCTGGCAACCCGAAAGGCTTATTAAATAAGGTCTGGTACGATATCCAGTTACATTTCGGACTCAGGGGTAAGGAGGGCAACCGACACCTGCAGCCAGACGCGTTTGCTCTGAACCGAGACCAAAGCGGATTCAAATACTTCACGATGACATTACACGAGGACACGAAAAACATGCAGGAAAAGGACAAGAAAAACCGCAGGGCTATGTATGAAGAGCCCGGCAATCCGCTGTGCCCAGTCGCATCTCTGGAGAAATATCTGAGCAAGATTCCCGCCGACGCAAAAGCGCTGTATCTGCAGCCCAAAAGGATGTATGTGATCACCGATGAGATGTGGTATACTCCACTTCCATTGGGAGTCAATTATCTGTCCCAAATGCTGCCCAAAATATGCAAAGAGGCCGGCACGAGAACGATATACACTAACCACAGTCTGAGGCTCACTGCGATTCAAAGACTGACTGAGTCGAGGGAGATCATGGCGGTGTGTGTGAG TGTTCCAGTTGAGATTAACACTCAgtggcagcagcagcagccggAATCCACTCCATACTCCCCCAGCAGTGAACTGGACTCCAGCTCTGCCAGACAGGAGAGTCCCGTGAGCAGCCACAGTTGGGTGAAACAGGAACCAGAGCCTGAAGCCATCCAGTGGGAAAATAAGAACTCCGAGGCTGCCATTGATTTTGAGAAGGACAAAAATCTGAACAGTGCTGTCACTA CGGTACCTTCGATGGAGGGTTTACCCAGCAGTGTTATGCTGACCATCACCAAACTTCAGTGCCTACTGGAGAGCAAACAGGAGAGGATTGAAGCTCTGGAGAGACAGGTGCAGGACCTACAGGAGGATCGCAGGTTCCTCCGCTCACAGATCGAGAACCTCACTGGTGCTCGCTTGGTTTCAGTGCCTGAAG CGAGCACATCAGTGTTCTCTCAGTCCAGGTCAAGGAAAAGGCGGCGTAAAAGCTCGTCCAGTTCATATGTTGAAGATGAGAGCATTACTGATGAATCTTCATCTGAAGAGTCCAGCAGCGTCAGAAAAAAAAGACGCCATAAGAAGAAAGGAAAGAGAG GGTGTGTTCCTCATTGTGACTAG
- the LOC131533169 gene encoding uncharacterized protein LOC131533169 isoform X1 has product MMPLSNNEKSARHRAKVNADPVARARYLARRRESYQRRKREGKTKHPPVAELSKARQEELRQKWRHYQRSRRSKIRNLPLQCSSQVEMNSQWLQDFAPYSPSSEVDSSSATLESPVDSYSWIKQEPETVVIKWDNINTLPAATETEQDNTPSSATATSTVRPPIMEDLPSSVMLTITKLHCLVERKQEKIEALEKQVHDLQEDRRFLRSQIENLTSALSVHVCRGISDETTGKC; this is encoded by the exons atg aTGCCACTGTCAAACAATGAGAAATCGGCTCGGCATCGAGCAAAGGTGAATGCTGATCCTGTTGCCAGGGCCAGATATCTTGCAAGAAGAAGAGAGAG TTATCAGCGAAGAAAAAGAGAGGGAAAGACTAAACATCCTCCAGTAGCTGAACTCTCTAAGGCCAGACAGGAGGAACTGAGGCAGAAATGGAGACATTACCAGAGAAGTCGCAGGAGCAAGATTCGGAATTTACCACTGCAATGCTC CTCTCAGGTTGAGATGAACTCCCAATGGCTGCAGGATTTTGCTCCATACTCTCCCAGCAGTGAAGTTGACTCCAGCTCTGCCACACTGGAGAGTCCTGTGGACAGCTATAGCTGGATAAAACAGGAACCAGAGACTGTAGTAATCAAGTGGGACAATATAAACACACTGCCAGCTGCCACTGAGACAGAGCAGGACAACACTCCGAGCAGTGCCACTGCCACCTCCA caGTGAGACCTCCGATCATGGAAGATTTGCCCAGCAGTGTTATGCTGACCATCACTAAACTTCATTGTCTGGTGGAGAGAAAACAGGAGAAGATTGAAGCTCTGGAGAAACAGGTGCATGACCTACAGGAGGATCGGAGGTTCCTCCGCTCACAGATCGAGAACCTTACCAGTGCTCTCTCTGTTCATGTCTGTCGAGGGATTTCAGATGAAACAACTGGAAAATGTTAA
- the LOC131533169 gene encoding uncharacterized protein LOC131533169 isoform X2 has translation MMPLSNNEKSARHRAKVNADPVARARYLARRRESYQRRKREGKTKHPPVAELSKARQEELRQKWRHYQRSRRSKIRNLPLQCSSQVEMNSQWLQDFAPYSPSSEVDSSSATLESPVDSYSWIKQEPETVVIKWDNINTLPAATETEQDNTPSSATATSMRPPIMEDLPSSVMLTITKLHCLVERKQEKIEALEKQVHDLQEDRRFLRSQIENLTSALSVHVCRGISDETTGKC, from the exons atg aTGCCACTGTCAAACAATGAGAAATCGGCTCGGCATCGAGCAAAGGTGAATGCTGATCCTGTTGCCAGGGCCAGATATCTTGCAAGAAGAAGAGAGAG TTATCAGCGAAGAAAAAGAGAGGGAAAGACTAAACATCCTCCAGTAGCTGAACTCTCTAAGGCCAGACAGGAGGAACTGAGGCAGAAATGGAGACATTACCAGAGAAGTCGCAGGAGCAAGATTCGGAATTTACCACTGCAATGCTC CTCTCAGGTTGAGATGAACTCCCAATGGCTGCAGGATTTTGCTCCATACTCTCCCAGCAGTGAAGTTGACTCCAGCTCTGCCACACTGGAGAGTCCTGTGGACAGCTATAGCTGGATAAAACAGGAACCAGAGACTGTAGTAATCAAGTGGGACAATATAAACACACTGCCAGCTGCCACTGAGACAGAGCAGGACAACACTCCGAGCAGTGCCACTGCCACCTCCA TGAGACCTCCGATCATGGAAGATTTGCCCAGCAGTGTTATGCTGACCATCACTAAACTTCATTGTCTGGTGGAGAGAAAACAGGAGAAGATTGAAGCTCTGGAGAAACAGGTGCATGACCTACAGGAGGATCGGAGGTTCCTCCGCTCACAGATCGAGAACCTTACCAGTGCTCTCTCTGTTCATGTCTGTCGAGGGATTTCAGATGAAACAACTGGAAAATGTTAA